The Candidatus Hydrogenedentota bacterium sequence CCGTGACCTGTGCGGCATCCATCGTGGCATCGCCTTCGAGCGTCAGGGCATTGAACTCAATAATCTCCGCCAATTCCTCGGCGGTATGCTTCTTGGTTCCCTTCGTTAGCATATTAAGTGTCATGGACGCGACACCCGGCGCGGCGGCGTCCTCCGCCCACGCGCCGTACTTTGAACCCAACATCACCGTCATGAACGGAAGTTCATGATTCGGCACGACCACAACCTTGAGACCGTTCTTCAACGTGCGCTCACTGGTAGGCGTCTGGGGCAATTCCTGTAGCAATTCGTGCATCGGAGGCGTCGTGCTGAAGCCTTCCGGACGCTTCACGCCTTCCTTAGGATTCGTATACTTGAACTCGTTGCCCGCCTTATCGCTTTCTGTGCCACGCTCCGCGTCAGCCGACAGTTTCTTTTCGGGGTTCGGTTTCACATGCAGGACCGTCTTTCGCTCCGGCACTAGATACGCGTTCGCGACGCGCTTGATGTCGTCAAGCGTGGCGGCATCGATTCTGGCCATTCGCTCGTTGAGCCATTCCGGCGTGCCATGAATTGTCGTGGCATCGCCGATGTTGTTCGCCTTATTCTCAACCGTCAGCGAATCCGCCACCAGCGTGCGACGCAACTGATTCTTCGCTTTGGTGAGCTCCTTTTCTTCGAGCCCCTTCTCCTTCAAAGCCGTGAGATGCTCGTCCAAAGCTTTGAACGCCACTTCGGGATTGGCCATCGGATTCAGCGCTGCGCCCGCGCCGCACACGCCCGCATCCTGCAACATATACGTATCCGCCAAAGCTTGCACACAGAGGTTACGCTTCTTCACGAGGTCCACGTTCAAGCGGCTGCTGTCGCCTTGCCCGAGCGCAATCATCATCAATTCCAACGGAATCGAGTCCGCGTGCGTCTCCGGCACCGTCTTGAATACGTAACCAATCAGCGGCACCGGACCAAACGGCTCCTCGACCGTGATCTCCCGCGTTTCCTTCTGCTCCGGCTCGGTAAACGTAAGGCGTCCAGTCGTGTCCCCCGATGGCATCCACGAGAAGTACTTCTTCGCGAGGGCCTGCGCATCTGCATGCTTCACTGCTCCAGCAATGACCAACGTCGCATTCTGCGGCACGTAAAAGTAATTCCAGAACTCCGCCAACTCCGGAGCCTTCGCCGCCCGCAAATCGGGAATGTTGCCAATGGGCGACCATCGATAGGGGTGTTCCTTGAATAGAACCGGCAACACCTGCTCCATGACGCTGCCATACGGCTGGTTCAAGCCCATGCGGCGTTCTTCTTCCACGACTTTACGTTCCGTGTCAAATCCCTTCTCGTCCACCTTCAAGAACATCATCCGCTGCGATTCCAGCCACAGCACCAGCTCCAACTGATTCGATGGAACCGTATTCACGTACGCTGTAAAGTCAAACGAAGTGAAAGCATTGCAGTCGCCGCCCACTTTGCGAATGAGATTCGAATACTCCTCGGCGTTGACGAGATCCGTGCCTCCAAACATCATATGCTCGAACATGTGCGCGAACCCCTGCCGCGTCGCCTGTTCATTCTTCGACCCTACGTGATACCACACCTGCACCGCCACGATGGGTGTCGAGAAATCCTCCAACGTGACAACCCTAAGGCCGTTATCGAGTTTGATATCTTCGAATTCAAACGGCTTCGCGGCAAATGCGTTCACCGCCGCAATCAGCCCGGCGAGAAACAAAGGTAGTGTGGAACGATAGAGTGTTTTCACGACGCGTATACCTCCGTGAGGAAGGTCAGACCAGGAGTATCGATACCAGACCGAAAGTCTACTGTCCCCGCCAACCGCATGCAACCAGGATTTACGATGCTACCCCTGACCGCACGAGGTTTTGCCGCATGTCCATGCGTCCATATCGTCCATGCGGTCCATATCCACTTGTTGCGGAAATCAGAGACTGACGCAAGCGAAGCGACCGAAGGGAGCGGAGACGTGGCTGTCCCTGATTTCTCGCAACTGGTCCAAGAGAAGCGCACGAAGGAGCGAAGATGTGTAGGGTCCTGATTGCTCTTTACCGGATCTCCAGCATCCGGTCAATCGGCAACCGCGCATTCTGGATGACTTCGTCGGAAAGATGGACCTGATACTGTGACTTCTGCAGGGCCTCCAACGTGTCTTCCAGCGTGATTTCACCCATGTGCGGACAACGGTGGCTGCACAACCGCAACATCTCCTTGTCCGGGTTCTCCGCCGCGATATTGTCGCCCATGCTGCATTCCGTCAACAGGAGATACCGGTTCGCCTGCGTATTACGAACGTAATCGATCATCTGCTTCGTGCTGCCCGCCGCGTCGCACACCTGCAAAACCTCCGGGCTTACTTCCGGGTGCGCAACGATCGCCACATCCGGAAACTGCTTGCGCACATTCACGACATCGTCCACCGTGAACAGCTCGTGCACCTCGCACCGCGCATGCCAACCGATCATGGCTTGCTCCGGCGCGTCCACTTTCGCGTCCAGATTCGACATCACGAACGGAATGCCGATCTCATTCGCCGTATTGCGCGCCAAATATTCATCCGGCAAGAAAATAACCTGATTGTGGCCCAACCCGAGGATATGCTTCACCACCTTCGCCGCATTGCCCGACGTACAGCAATAATCCGACACCGCCTTCACGTCCGCCAGCGTATTCACGTAACTCACGACTGGCGCACCCGGATACTGCTCCTTCAACCGCAACACGTCGTTTGCCGTAATGCCCGACGCCAGCGAACAGCCCGCCTTCGACGACGGAATCAGCACCATCTTGTCCGGGTTCAATATCTTCGCCGTCTCCGCCATAAACTGCACGCCGCAAAACACAATTATGTCCGCGTTCGTCTGCGTCGATACCCGCGACAACTCCAGCGAATCCCCCGAATAATCCGGCACCGAGACAAACAACGCCGGCTCCATGTAATTGTGCCCAAGAATAACCGCGTTCAATTCCGCCTTCAGCCGATTAATTTCGAAGGCCAAGTCCGCCTTAATCCGCAGCTCAACCTCCGGCACAATGCCCGCCAGCTTCGTCTTCATTAGCCGGAAGGTCTCCTCGCGGGTGGGGGCCTTCTGTATTGCGAGGGTCTGTGTCATGACGTGGGTTCCTTCCTAACCGGACGCTTACGCGAGGGTAAACAACGCCCAAATTCGTGCATTTCCGGGGAGATCGCGCTTTCAGTAAATACCGCTAGAATAGCACCGCGACAACAGGCGTTCAATTACTCCTAACGGAATGCATACGCGGTGTATTCCAAACGCACGGAAAAGCCCAAGCTAAAGCCTA is a genomic window containing:
- a CDS encoding insulinase family protein, whose amino-acid sequence is MKTLYRSTLPLFLAGLIAAVNAFAAKPFEFEDIKLDNGLRVVTLEDFSTPIVAVQVWYHVGSKNEQATRQGFAHMFEHMMFGGTDLVNAEEYSNLIRKVGGDCNAFTSFDFTAYVNTVPSNQLELVLWLESQRMMFLKVDEKGFDTERKVVEEERRMGLNQPYGSVMEQVLPVLFKEHPYRWSPIGNIPDLRAAKAPELAEFWNYFYVPQNATLVIAGAVKHADAQALAKKYFSWMPSGDTTGRLTFTEPEQKETREITVEEPFGPVPLIGYVFKTVPETHADSIPLELMMIALGQGDSSRLNVDLVKKRNLCVQALADTYMLQDAGVCGAGAALNPMANPEVAFKALDEHLTALKEKGLEEKELTKAKNQLRRTLVADSLTVENKANNIGDATTIHGTPEWLNERMARIDAATLDDIKRVANAYLVPERKTVLHVKPNPEKKLSADAERGTESDKAGNEFKYTNPKEGVKRPEGFSTTPPMHELLQELPQTPTSERTLKNGLKVVVVPNHELPFMTVMLGSKYGAWAEDAAAPGVASMTLNMLTKGTKKHTAEELAEIIEFNALTLEGDATMDAAQVTATGLSDKLPLAVELLAEVVLSPTFPQEELDILAQQRTMTLSVRDQSPDYVAARELRRHLYGAHPYSRTPEGESEDVAKLKPELLAAYWAKYARPDTSVVYVAGDVDEEKAVALVEQYLGEWKVEGSAPEISLPAIPTPEKTHILLVDRPGAVQSQIKVGETNITRSDPRYHFARVFSQVYGGAFDSRLNTVIRIQRGLTYGASGGFIPHRFSGEFTSSTFTKTESTAETVQAVLDVLAGMRKEAPTDEEINTAKSYLVGNFPSGLETPQDVVNYAWLIEYSGLPKDYLNQAVQAYNKAQRQDLADVAEKIVNLDRLTIVVAGEASKIKEGLEKIAPVTVIEAAKGQETPGDTATAPEQPKPAQ
- the nadA gene encoding quinolinate synthase NadA, whose protein sequence is MTQTLAIQKAPTREETFRLMKTKLAGIVPEVELRIKADLAFEINRLKAELNAVILGHNYMEPALFVSVPDYSGDSLELSRVSTQTNADIIVFCGVQFMAETAKILNPDKMVLIPSSKAGCSLASGITANDVLRLKEQYPGAPVVSYVNTLADVKAVSDYCCTSGNAAKVVKHILGLGHNQVIFLPDEYLARNTANEIGIPFVMSNLDAKVDAPEQAMIGWHARCEVHELFTVDDVVNVRKQFPDVAIVAHPEVSPEVLQVCDAAGSTKQMIDYVRNTQANRYLLLTECSMGDNIAAENPDKEMLRLCSHRCPHMGEITLEDTLEALQKSQYQVHLSDEVIQNARLPIDRMLEIR